In one Parus major isolate Abel chromosome 13, Parus_major1.1, whole genome shotgun sequence genomic region, the following are encoded:
- the LOC107210669 gene encoding cytochrome b-c1 complex subunit 8 — MGKHFGNLARVRHVITYSLSPFEQRAFPNVVSHGVPNVGRRFTSQVLKVVPPLAIAYLIYSWGTQEFERLKRKNPADYNHEQ, encoded by the exons ATGGGAAAGCACTTTGGGAACCTGGCACGGGTGCGCCATGTCATCACCTACAGCCTGTCGCCCTTCGAGCAGCGCGCCTTCCCCAATGTCGTGTCCCATGGCGTCCCCAACGTGGGCCGTCGCTTCACCTCCCAGGTGTTGAAGGTGGTGCCCC ccctggccaTCGCTTACCTCATTTATTCCTGGGGGACGCAGGAGTTCGAGCGGCTCAAGAGGAAGAACCCGGCTGACTACAACCACGAGCAGTGA
- the GDF9 gene encoding growth/differentiation factor 9 isoform X1, translating to MGSTWRICVCLYCCLSWLSAGTQRSSRSRGRGGSEDAPGFLAAPEDAARQLSAVLQLPQAAGAAHALLPPLLRMLRDRGPRGWQSEEPRLQPDSRALRYMKRLYRMSATRDGIPKEQRGRLYNTVRLFTPCWECEHRGPGKGDVHSVDLLFNLDRVTALEHLLKSVLLYSFDTSVPISSSITCICHLSLKEYDFSSQVCPGISHSLAFSLHFDVRKRKWVEMDVTSFLQPLIATNKSNVHMALNFTCLTGDPQRSTGLENAVNVTLVPPSLLLYLNDTSEQAYHRGSSLGHSRKSSSLLAAPPKGDRGQGSPRGKRASRQRRNKNPASAASPHNLGEYLKQFAFPQHECELHNFRLSFSQLHWDRWIIAPHRYSPQFCRGDCPRALGHRYGSPVHTMVQTLIYERLDPSVPRPSCVPAAYSPLSVLTIEPDGSIAYKEYEDMIATKCTCR from the exons ATGGGGAGCACTTGGAGGATTTGCGTTTGTTTGTACTGCTGCTTGTCCTGGCTCTCTGCGGGCACCCAGCGCTCCTCTCGCTCCAGGGGCCGGGGGGGCTCTGAGGATGCCCCTGGGTTTTTGGCAGCCCCCGAGGATGCTGCCAGGCAGCTGAGCGCGGTGCTGCAGCTGCCGCAGGCTGCGGGAGCAGCCCATGCCCTGCTGCCCCCGCTGCTCAGGATGCTGCGCGACCGCGGCCCCCGGGGCTGGCAGAGCGAGGAGCCGCGGCTGCAGCCGGACTCCAGGGCGCTGCGGTACATGAAGAGGCTGTACAGGATGTCTGCCACCAGGGACGGCATCCCCAAGGAGCAGCGGGGCCGCCTCTATAACACGGTGCGGCTCTTCACGCCGTGCTGGGAGTGCGAGCACCGCGGCCCGGGGAAAG gAGATGTTCACTCGGTGGATTTACTCTTCAACTTGGATCGTGTTACTGCTCTGGAGCACTTACTCAAGTCTGTCTTGCTCTATTCCTTTGACACATCTGTTCCCATTTCCTCTTCCATTACCTGCATATGCCATTTATCCCTTAAGGAATATGATTTTTCCAGCCAAGTTTGTCCTGGCATTTCCCACTCTCTAGCTTTTAGCCTGCACTTTGACGTTAGGAAACGCAAATGGGTGGAGATGGATGTGACTTCTTTCCTCCAGCCCTTGATTGCTACGAACAAGAGCAACGTCCATATGGCTCTGAATTTCACTTGTCTGACGGGTGATCCACAACGGAGCACTGGACTGGAAAATGCTGTTAATGTGACACTGGTTCCCCCTTCCCTTCTGCTCTATCTGAACGACACCAGTGAGCAGGCTTATCACCGGGGGAGCTCgctggggcacagcaggaaaagcagcagcctgcTTGCGGCTCCTCCGAAGGGTGACAGAGGACAAGGCAGTCCCAGGGGCAAAAGGGCCTCTCGCCAGCGAAGGAACAAGAACCCGgcctcagctgcttctcctcatAACCTGGGCGAGTACCTGAAGCAGTTTGCGTTCCCTCAGCACGAGTGTGAGCTGCACAACTTTCGCCTGAGCTTCAGCCAGCTGCACTGGGACCGCTGGATCATCGCCCCGCACAGGTACAGCCCGCAGTTCTGCCGGGGGGACTGTCCCCGCGCCCTGGGCCACCGCTACGGCTCCCCGGTGCACACCATGGTGCAGACCCTCATCTACGAGCGGCTGGACCCCTCGGTGCCGCGGCCCTCGTGCGTGCCGGCCGCCTACAGCCCGCTCAGCGTGCTCACCATCGAGCCCGACGGCTCCATCGCCTACAAGGAGTACGAGGACATGATCGCCACCAAGTGCACCTGCCGGTAG
- the GDF9 gene encoding growth/differentiation factor 9 isoform X2: MGSTWRICVCLYCCLSWLSAGTQRSSRSRGRGGSEDAPGFLAAPEDAARQLSAVLQLPQAAGAAHALLPPLLRMLRDRGPRGWQSEEPRLQPDSRALRYMKRLYRMSATRDGIPKEQRGRLYNTVRLFTPCWECEHRGPGKDVHSVDLLFNLDRVTALEHLLKSVLLYSFDTSVPISSSITCICHLSLKEYDFSSQVCPGISHSLAFSLHFDVRKRKWVEMDVTSFLQPLIATNKSNVHMALNFTCLTGDPQRSTGLENAVNVTLVPPSLLLYLNDTSEQAYHRGSSLGHSRKSSSLLAAPPKGDRGQGSPRGKRASRQRRNKNPASAASPHNLGEYLKQFAFPQHECELHNFRLSFSQLHWDRWIIAPHRYSPQFCRGDCPRALGHRYGSPVHTMVQTLIYERLDPSVPRPSCVPAAYSPLSVLTIEPDGSIAYKEYEDMIATKCTCR; the protein is encoded by the exons ATGGGGAGCACTTGGAGGATTTGCGTTTGTTTGTACTGCTGCTTGTCCTGGCTCTCTGCGGGCACCCAGCGCTCCTCTCGCTCCAGGGGCCGGGGGGGCTCTGAGGATGCCCCTGGGTTTTTGGCAGCCCCCGAGGATGCTGCCAGGCAGCTGAGCGCGGTGCTGCAGCTGCCGCAGGCTGCGGGAGCAGCCCATGCCCTGCTGCCCCCGCTGCTCAGGATGCTGCGCGACCGCGGCCCCCGGGGCTGGCAGAGCGAGGAGCCGCGGCTGCAGCCGGACTCCAGGGCGCTGCGGTACATGAAGAGGCTGTACAGGATGTCTGCCACCAGGGACGGCATCCCCAAGGAGCAGCGGGGCCGCCTCTATAACACGGTGCGGCTCTTCACGCCGTGCTGGGAGTGCGAGCACCGCGGCCCGGGGAAAG ATGTTCACTCGGTGGATTTACTCTTCAACTTGGATCGTGTTACTGCTCTGGAGCACTTACTCAAGTCTGTCTTGCTCTATTCCTTTGACACATCTGTTCCCATTTCCTCTTCCATTACCTGCATATGCCATTTATCCCTTAAGGAATATGATTTTTCCAGCCAAGTTTGTCCTGGCATTTCCCACTCTCTAGCTTTTAGCCTGCACTTTGACGTTAGGAAACGCAAATGGGTGGAGATGGATGTGACTTCTTTCCTCCAGCCCTTGATTGCTACGAACAAGAGCAACGTCCATATGGCTCTGAATTTCACTTGTCTGACGGGTGATCCACAACGGAGCACTGGACTGGAAAATGCTGTTAATGTGACACTGGTTCCCCCTTCCCTTCTGCTCTATCTGAACGACACCAGTGAGCAGGCTTATCACCGGGGGAGCTCgctggggcacagcaggaaaagcagcagcctgcTTGCGGCTCCTCCGAAGGGTGACAGAGGACAAGGCAGTCCCAGGGGCAAAAGGGCCTCTCGCCAGCGAAGGAACAAGAACCCGgcctcagctgcttctcctcatAACCTGGGCGAGTACCTGAAGCAGTTTGCGTTCCCTCAGCACGAGTGTGAGCTGCACAACTTTCGCCTGAGCTTCAGCCAGCTGCACTGGGACCGCTGGATCATCGCCCCGCACAGGTACAGCCCGCAGTTCTGCCGGGGGGACTGTCCCCGCGCCCTGGGCCACCGCTACGGCTCCCCGGTGCACACCATGGTGCAGACCCTCATCTACGAGCGGCTGGACCCCTCGGTGCCGCGGCCCTCGTGCGTGCCGGCCGCCTACAGCCCGCTCAGCGTGCTCACCATCGAGCCCGACGGCTCCATCGCCTACAAGGAGTACGAGGACATGATCGCCACCAAGTGCACCTGCCGGTAG